The following coding sequences are from one Epilithonimonas vandammei window:
- a CDS encoding OmpA family protein — MKKNIFLLFFVPFLGLAQTSEKGMVTKPFNNESRLFKDWSITVGGGAAFMTNADVTSFYDGKVNWGWNGFVSLDKQITHTFGLSLLYTKGETKQKAYLNDAAGVGHGYTKFDQVALLGDVNFSNLMRRVDNHSKFRWALHGYAGIGLTGYKTFLQDNNLLSKWPLYIEQKMNVGSFTYIGGAGLKYNVSRLLDLELRALYLISGDEEFDGGGWSRTAPPGYNLINDSYTDNAWLFNLALSFKLGKHPDHLRWVDPLQDAYTKASNLEEKFKDFKICEKGDMDNDGVCDDWDRQLNTPAGARVDGAGVALDSDLDGVIDLNDKCVTTPGPIENNGCPK; from the coding sequence ATGAAAAAAAATATATTCTTACTGTTCTTTGTTCCTTTTCTGGGTCTTGCACAGACTTCTGAAAAAGGCATGGTCACCAAACCTTTTAACAACGAAAGCCGGCTTTTTAAAGACTGGTCTATAACTGTTGGTGGTGGAGCCGCTTTTATGACTAATGCCGATGTTACATCTTTTTACGATGGAAAGGTAAACTGGGGATGGAACGGTTTTGTAAGCCTTGATAAACAGATCACACATACTTTTGGGCTGTCATTATTATATACTAAAGGTGAGACCAAGCAAAAAGCATACTTGAATGACGCTGCTGGAGTAGGACACGGCTATACAAAATTTGACCAAGTTGCGCTTTTAGGAGATGTCAATTTTTCCAATCTGATGAGAAGAGTGGATAACCATTCAAAATTCAGATGGGCTCTTCACGGTTATGCAGGAATTGGACTTACTGGTTATAAGACATTTTTACAGGATAATAATCTCTTAAGCAAATGGCCTCTGTACATAGAGCAGAAAATGAATGTCGGTAGTTTCACATACATTGGTGGGGCGGGATTAAAGTATAATGTGTCTAGACTTCTTGATTTGGAATTGAGAGCTTTATACTTAATTAGTGGAGACGAAGAATTTGATGGTGGAGGATGGTCAAGAACAGCACCTCCAGGATATAATTTAATCAATGATTCTTATACAGATAATGCTTGGTTGTTTAATCTTGCATTGTCATTTAAATTAGGAAAACATCCGGATCATTTACGTTGGGTAGATCCCTTACAAGATGCTTATACTAAAGCCAGTAATTTAGAAGAAAAATTCAAAGACTTCAAAATTTGCGAGAAAGGCGATATGGATAATGATGGGGTTTGTGACGATTGGGATAGACAACTCAATACACCTGCCGGCGCAAGAGTTGATGGTGCTGGTGTAGCACTAGATTCTGATTTAGATGGCGTTATAGATCTTAATGATAAATGTGTTACGACTCCAGGACCCATAGAAAATAACGGATGTCCAAAATAA
- the folK gene encoding 2-amino-4-hydroxy-6-hydroxymethyldihydropteridine diphosphokinase produces the protein MSYNDVILLLGSNINNPENNVKEALLEIEKKVGAIIAKSRVISTKPVEFDSFNIFCNIAIRIKTQFSPFRLLAEIKTIERSMGRLQDSSDLGVYNDRIIDIDIILYNNIRFISRKLVIPHAKNLYERDFAIGIIKQVQ, from the coding sequence ATGTCGTATAATGATGTCATTTTGTTACTAGGGAGTAATATAAATAATCCTGAAAATAATGTCAAAGAAGCATTACTAGAAATTGAAAAAAAAGTAGGTGCAATAATAGCAAAATCCAGAGTAATTTCAACAAAACCAGTAGAGTTTGATAGTTTTAATATTTTTTGTAATATTGCAATCAGAATAAAAACACAGTTTTCACCTTTTAGGTTACTTGCGGAAATCAAGACCATAGAAAGAAGTATGGGGCGTTTACAGGACTCTTCTGATCTTGGAGTATATAATGATAGGATCATAGACATAGACATAATATTGTATAATAATATAAGATTTATTTCTAGAAAGTTAGTGATCCCTCATGCTAAAAATCTTTATGAAAGAGATTTTGCTATTGGTATTATTAAGCAAGTGCAATAA
- the sppA gene encoding signal peptide peptidase SppA: MRGFFKLVLANLTAIFILCAGFFIFFIGFLIISSISEGVDVKQDSVLTLDLKTRIIDSPSEDQEDIFAFKNEQTAVLLYDIINAIDRAKNDNKIKGISLEIDNFQAGMTQMDDIRNALIDFKKSGKFVYAYGNTVSQGAYYLGSVADKYYLNPAGLIELKGLSTEVTFFKNFAEKYGIGIQVIRHGKFKAAVEPFLRDDISPENKEQLSTLLNDIWANTSKKIADSRKISLPELNMITDSLYSYLPNLSLKYKLADQLIQKSEYDNIIRKKLNIDADKKINKISFAKYSESVESENDGKKIAVLYASGAIYNGKGYDGIYAENFVKEIKKIQKDDDIKAVVFRINSPGGSANASDEILFEMQQLKRKKPVIVSFGDYAASGGYYIAMGADKIFSEPNTLTGSIGVFGVIPYFKELAQKNGIRSDAVTTNANSNMISAINGLSPGTLTIMTRSVEATYQRFVHFVTQNRKKSFEEIDSVGGGRVWSGVRAKEIGLVDELGSLQDAIKYAAKSANIKDYSVSAYPAKVSKFQQIFSSETEEDFSTRLIQRKLGKENFKIFQHITDPDAKTAVLMESPFSVKIN; this comes from the coding sequence ATGAGAGGATTTTTCAAATTAGTTTTAGCAAATTTAACCGCAATTTTTATTCTATGTGCTGGTTTTTTTATTTTTTTCATTGGCTTTCTGATCATATCTTCCATTTCAGAAGGAGTTGATGTAAAACAGGATTCCGTCCTAACTTTGGATTTAAAAACGAGAATTATAGATAGTCCTTCTGAAGATCAGGAAGATATTTTTGCATTTAAGAATGAACAAACAGCGGTATTGCTATATGATATCATTAATGCTATTGACAGAGCAAAGAATGACAATAAAATCAAAGGAATCAGTTTGGAAATTGATAACTTCCAGGCCGGAATGACCCAAATGGATGATATCCGTAATGCACTTATTGACTTTAAAAAAAGTGGAAAATTTGTCTATGCTTACGGTAATACTGTATCACAAGGTGCATATTATCTAGGGTCTGTTGCAGACAAATATTATCTCAATCCAGCCGGGCTCATAGAGCTGAAAGGACTTTCTACAGAGGTTACCTTTTTCAAAAACTTTGCGGAGAAATACGGGATCGGAATCCAGGTAATCCGTCACGGAAAATTCAAAGCTGCTGTAGAACCTTTTCTAAGAGATGACATATCGCCTGAAAATAAAGAGCAGCTTTCTACACTATTAAATGACATCTGGGCAAACACTTCAAAAAAGATTGCAGATTCCAGAAAGATTTCTTTGCCTGAACTTAATATGATTACAGATAGTTTGTACAGTTACCTTCCGAATCTCAGCCTTAAATATAAGCTGGCCGATCAGCTGATTCAGAAATCTGAATATGATAATATTATCCGTAAAAAGCTGAATATTGATGCCGATAAAAAGATTAACAAAATCTCATTTGCCAAATATTCCGAATCTGTGGAAAGCGAAAATGATGGTAAAAAGATAGCCGTTTTATACGCATCCGGAGCCATATATAACGGAAAAGGTTATGATGGAATTTACGCTGAGAATTTTGTAAAAGAAATCAAAAAAATTCAGAAAGACGATGATATAAAGGCTGTAGTTTTCAGAATTAATTCTCCGGGTGGAAGTGCCAATGCTTCTGATGAAATTTTATTCGAAATGCAGCAACTAAAGCGCAAAAAACCAGTCATTGTTTCTTTTGGAGATTATGCTGCTTCCGGTGGTTATTACATTGCGATGGGTGCCGATAAGATTTTTTCTGAACCAAATACTTTGACAGGATCTATCGGAGTTTTTGGTGTAATCCCTTATTTTAAAGAGCTTGCTCAGAAAAATGGAATCCGTAGCGATGCTGTAACTACAAATGCCAACTCAAATATGATATCAGCAATCAATGGACTAAGTCCTGGTACACTAACTATTATGACTAGAAGTGTTGAAGCTACATACCAGAGATTTGTTCATTTTGTAACTCAGAATAGGAAAAAATCTTTTGAAGAGATTGATTCTGTAGGCGGCGGAAGAGTATGGTCCGGTGTGCGTGCAAAGGAGATTGGACTGGTAGATGAATTGGGATCTCTTCAGGACGCCATCAAATATGCTGCTAAGTCTGCCAATATCAAAGATTATAGCGTTTCTGCTTATCCTGCAAAAGTTTCAAAATTTCAGCAGATTTTTTCTTCGGAAACTGAGGAAGATTTTTCAACTAGGCTGATTCAGAGAAAGCTTGGGAAGGAGAACTTCAAAATCTTTCAGCACATTACAGATCCTGATGCTAAAACTGCTGTTTTAATGGAAAGCCCTTTCAGTGTTAAGATAAATTAA